Genomic window (Helianthus annuus cultivar XRQ/B chromosome 3, HanXRQr2.0-SUNRISE, whole genome shotgun sequence):
AATGAGTGAACATTTATTTACCTTGAATAAAGATTTGACAGTCCTTTGAGTTTGGCCAACTCTCACAGTCATAGCCCTGTATATCCCTGTGATCTTTTGaacaaaaacaataataataataattcagaTGTGAAGCAGAGTAACTAAAAAACAAACATGTTGGGTTGGGTGTAACCTTACCTCAACCCGGTCACCGGGTTTTGCTGCATCGACTAATTTGTCATGCATGAGCAAGCTGACCGTATGAGGGGTACCCCCTTCAGGAATTTCATCAGGTGTCTCCTGGACTCTTACAATTTGTTTGTCAGCAAACCTGTTGTGTCAAAATGTAGATATTTTTAAGCAAATTACTATATGGTTGAAACTGATGGTGCTTGCAAGATACATACCTGCATCTGTTGTGAACTAATGTCATTGAGTTCTTTGTTTTACATTCTTCCTTCATACACATAGTTGGTTCACTGATTCGTCCTAaggatatatatataaaaaattatacaCTATCTATCTGAATGACACAAGTGCATAAACTCAATAAAACTTGACAGTAATTCATCCTGGTAACACCAAATGCcacagaaagaaaaaaaaaaagatttataaaaatatCAGAAGGAATAAATTGGGCCGGCATAAGGTTACCTTTATCTACGACAATTGGATCTGAGAAATGGCCACAAACTAGACACCTGAAAACTGCTTCCCTGATTTCAGGAATGATGGAACTGCATCTAATGACCATTCCCTTCAATGATACCATCTTCTCAATATCTGGTAATGAATTACATAATAAGCAATTATAAATACCTTCAATGTTCTCAACAGAAAGAAAAGAAAGGTTTAATAATAAAGTTAAAACGAAGGAAGGAACGAACCAGATGGGTTGAGATTCCTCATGGAAGTAGAGGTTTTGAGATTAAAAATCCTGGCCTGTATATGCTTCTCAAACAAGGGGTTGATTCTACTAACCATATCCATGAGCACAATATCAAAAATGGCAAGAACTTCTAGGGGATACCGAAGCATCTTGGTATAGAGGTCGTTATCATAGTCAAAGACATCATTGGCATCCACATCCAAAGACTCCCCACCCATCTCAATGGCATGATTGATAGCCTTCATGTATTTCCCCTCCACCTCATCCTGCTGCTGCGAAGAACAACGGAAGTTCCTCAAAAACATCAAGATAGCGGCGTTCACATCTTGGACGCTGATGCTTGTCCCCCAAACAAACATAGAGGGTTGGGCATCAGGCTCTGCACCACCTTCAGATGAGGGCGGCGGAGAAGAAGCGTCAGGTGTGGAGGCGGCGAAGCGGGAATGTGATTGAGGCGTCCGACCACGCTTCCGATTGGTGTTTGGAGAGGAAAATGTGTTTCCGATTGGACTTGAGTCAAGAGGTGATGAAGGTGCTTCTCCTGCTGTAAGTAAGTAagtaaaattattattattattaactcaACCCAAATAAGAAGGCCAGATCTATAAATAGATAGATGGAGAATTACCGGCGTCAGGAGTACTACGGCTACGGGTGTTGCGGCGGCCGGGAGTTCTGCGGCTAGGAGTATCAGCCATGTTGAGATTGTTGGCAGAGATAGATCGTTGattgaagaatatgatggtgtACCAGCGGCTAAATGGGTGGGACTTTTAGGCGGGAAATACTCGTCTTCTTTTGGCGCCAAAAGATTGAACTGGGCCTGCCTTCACGGGCCTAGCCCAAATACTTTTAGAAAGCCTGTCCTGTCCGTATGGAATCATATCCAATTCACGAAATCAAACATCATTTAATTTAATGTTATTCGGTTAACAAATCATAAAACCCAATTAGATTATACAACAGTGCCAAATTACACATCTTGCATATTGTTCTATACGTCCATTACAGTTCTAAATACCAAATCACACCAGCTTCGCTCCATTTCAGTCTAGAATCCAGATTCGCAGGTGGTGGAAACGTTTTCTGAGTATCCACCACTTGGGTGGTTCGCGGTGAGGGACATGAGGCAGACTGTGGCTGTGGGATATGGGTAAAATGACATAAATGTCCTCACATGAGGTGCACATGATCTGACTTAAcataaaattttaacttggttagtgcaAAATGACGAAATGTGTGatgggttttacaaataaaggatcgTAAcagtaattattaaagttaaagacTATCTATTGCAatccggtacaaacataaaggacgaaaagtgtaatttccACTCTATAGAAATAGCATGcagttaaaaattaaaaaagtaaaCTTAACTGGCATCCACATTGTCTCCATATAATAttaactaggttatcacccgggaaaTGCTTCCCGGGCTGGAGAAAGTTATCAATATACTTATTATTTATAAGCAATACATACTTAAAATGATACAAAATGTATAACATGTTAATGGAATCAAAAAGGCTAAGGGGAGGTATAGGTCCATTTTTACACTACCCATTTTGAACCAAAGAAGTAGTGGGATGGCCCGTTTTCAGCCTATTAGGAAATCTCCTTTTTCCCCGACCATTTACCCTTTAgaattttactaaaaaaaaaacatttttacaccACCCATTTTGACCCTTGCCACCCATTTTGTCTTCGATCTTAAGTGTAGTAAAAAACAAAGTTGTTGTGGTTGGTTTTTAGATGATAATCTGAAAGATTTAAAGAAAATGTAACTTCCAATATTAAAAGCTAAAGGCATGAGACGTATAGGTCCCAAAAGCCATATGTACAATCAAACAAATATTTCATCTATTTCACAAATATTTGACAGAAATAGCTTACGAACACAACAATATTTAACCTTATAAATCACAAAAAGGGATGTCGGGGATTGATTAATATAGTTGGTTATCTAGCTATTGAATCTGGATACGATAAATGGACTGTTCCGAGAATGTTTAAACTGCCTTTTCTCGATCTTGCCTTTATACAGGAAGCATTAGTGAAACTTTTTTACAATGATGTATTTAGTTATTTACTGAAAAGGTACAGTCCGTTGGCAATTTTAACCACTATACTTGGTAGTATCAAGTTTTCATTTATCTCAAACTGGTAAAAATAACCTTAGTGAAAAATAGAGCAGGTGGGTTGACAGGCATCCAATATCTATTTACATAAAGCATACAACCTCCTAAATTGCTTTTGTTTGAAAGACCTACGTTGATATAATTGTTTCTATATTCATAAATAAAGCATTAACTACAAATAAAAGAATTTAAGGACATGGACAAAATATTTCAGCAGATCAACACAGCCCGACCCAGCCTGTTTTGAACCATACTAAATGGCGGCCCATTTCGaccacccattttgccacctcaCACGTTAACACAAAAAGGGAGCTCAGTTTGCAGCAGCAAAATTACATAATCACATGATCTGTcataaaaacagaaaaaaaaagtaaataattGTCTATATAAATCAAAGCTTTTTTCTAACTTAAAACCTACCTAGGCAAACATGAAACATCAAACCTCACCAAACTTCATCTTTATAATTCAAGAAAAAATTTTGAATGTAGCATGCCCACAGAAGAAAGAATGTAATTATAGTAATCAATAACCTTCagttataaatttttttttgaggTTTCAAGGTTTAAGGCGTATCGGTGAGTAACCAATCGACGAATGAGTTCTGGTTTCACAGCGATATTACACGTGGAGCATATCCCATCTCCAAAAACCATGCCTCTAGACGCAAGGGCCGAGGCTGTAGGGACTTTCCCACATAAGGCTTGCCAAGCAAGACAAGTATCCTTAGGAACCGCAAGCTTACACCAATTAAACAGTGGTTGATGAACCAAATTCTAATATATGAAATCTAAGTGACTACATTTATGATATATGAATacaactatacaaaattacaCCTGATTGCTCAAACACatagatgaagatgatgattggttTAGGTGTTAATGATTGCAGCTCACCAAAAAAACACCAAACATGGATGATGATAATGTTCTGCAACTGATGCAAAGGGAGGGGCAAAGAGTGTTTTGTTGGTGAAATGGGAAGTCTAATAACGGTCGGTCCTTAACCTATCGCAAGATTCATGATTAGTCATCCAAACAGTAAACGTTAGTTTCACCAAATGAGCATCATATGTACATACCTGCAAGCCGTAACATGCATAATGTTGATCTTCTTAATTTTGGCCATAAGGATCGTCCTTAGCACGTTACAAAAGTAAAAAAAAGAATTAGAATGTCTTTAACGGTTGGCACAACCAACCTAGCTCGTTCTAACCCGTTATACAATTACATTGCAGAGCCCAAAGGCTTAAATCTAAAAAGCATGAAGGAATTTAAATTCACCAGTTAAATTTGGGAGCTTCGGAAGCACGACTTCTCTTAGAACCCCTACCTCGTCGAGAAGCAGCTGCTGTGTTAGTGGCTGGAGACTCTTCCCAAAACAGCCCCAGCACGCATGACGTTGTCGTCTTGTTTTATGTCGCAGTTCACCGCAGTAAATCGGCCGTCGATCACCACCCAATTCAGCCTTGTGCCACCGTAACACTCTTCCTGAATGTATATAGTAAACACATCGCGCAAAAGTGTATACAAAAGTCATAAATACTGTAAAAACAACCAAACAGTTTTATAACAAAACTTTTATTACCACATTCACCATTAGCATCGGTTACGGTTTTGTCCAGCAAACAGGTCCCTACTTCCTGTAGCGACTCTGAAAACTCTGAGATACAAAATATAACAGACTTCATCATTTACATATATCAATTtcttgtaaaaaaaatatatcatttGGATTCAACAGAAAAACACCTACCAAATATACTATTTGTCATAGCTGCAACAGCAGATAGTAATCCATCATAGCTGTTTCTAATTTCTTGCTTATCCTACcaaaaaaaaaacccactaaatCAATTGATCAAGCAAATGGTTAAATTGATAGATTGTAACAACCCAATTCACTATAATTTTGTTACAATCCATCATAGCCTCGGATCACTGATATCCACTCTCATGTCCACCTTCACCTACACAAAACAACCCAATTCAATAAACGCCATCTATAAGATTGAATGTTTGAAACTTAAATTCATTATTTTTTACCAAAACTTTTATTCCCATAATTTATTATTTTCTGTATTTGACAACCTTTATTCTGACCAAAAAAAATTCCTAAGACTAACACATTACCGAACcgtacctatacggaaccaaaaTCAAGGAAACGAAAGAATAGACCTTTTAACGGAACCAAAATCAAGGAAATCAAAAACACATCAACCATCCTCCAGAACTTTCGCCAGATCTAACCCTAAATCTGTGTTCGCATACCCTTCAACGATGTCGAAAAGAAATAAAAGTTAACAAAGATTAATTACATTAACAATAAAAATCAAAGACGGAATGAACTTTACAACATACCTTCGAATATAAATCATGAATCGGTGAAGAACAGAGCAGATTAAcaataaaaaaatcaaagaagGAATGAACTTTACAACATACCTTCAAATATAAATCATGAATCGGCGAAGAACAGAGCAGATTTGCAGTGAAACCCTCAACCACCACCGCTTTCTACCATGGTTTCCAGCGACAAAAGCACAGCACCATCACCACATAAGTTTTAAGTTAGATGTAGAACCCTAAAGGCCAAACAACATCTCAAACGAAACAAACAGATTATCAAAGGGAGAACATATATCAGAGGAGGATTCCAAACCTGCTACTCTTCAATCTTTGTACAGCTGGAGTTTTAGGGTTTGAAAAAGGAATGAAGAAACTAAAGAACGGATTGATCGGGTATATTGTTCGATAGGGTTTGTTGATAAAATCAACGTCAGATGGGGAGTTGAAGCGGAGGAGGAAGAACAACAGGAGTGAAAGGAGTGAAGGAGAAGAATT
Coding sequences:
- the LOC110928431 gene encoding uncharacterized protein LOC110928431 isoform X1, whose translation is MMDCNKIIVNWDKQEIRNSYDGLLSAVAAMTNSIFEFSESLQEVGTCLLDKTVTDANGECGRVLRWHKAELGGDRRPIYCGELRHKTRRQRHACWGCFGKSLQPLTQQLLLDEVGVLREVVLPKLPNLTGRSLWPKLRRSTLCMLRLADHVIM
- the LOC110928431 gene encoding uncharacterized protein LOC110928431 isoform X3, whose amino-acid sequence is MTNSIFEFSESLQEVGTCLLDKTVTDANGECGRVLRWHKAELGGDRRPIYCGELRHKTRRQRHACWGCFGKSLQPLTQQLLLDEVGVLREVVLPKLPNLTGRSLWPKLRRSTLCMLRLADHVIM
- the LOC110928431 gene encoding uncharacterized protein LOC110928431 isoform X2; this encodes MMDCNKIIVNWDKQEIRNSYDGLLSAVAAMTNSIFEFSESLQEVGTCLLDKTVTDANGECGRVLRWHKAELGGDRRPIYCGELRHKTRRQRHACWGCFGKSLQPLTQQLLLDEVGVLREVVLPKLPNLTGRSLWPKLRRSTLCMLRLAG